A genomic stretch from Glaciecola nitratireducens FR1064 includes:
- a CDS encoding crotonase/enoyl-CoA hydratase family protein codes for MTDVVAINIENKVATITIQNGKVNAISHQVIDELNKALDKAQEAEAVVVITGKPGMLSGGYDLNVMRESMSSAMQLVEKGSTLSRRLLSFPYPVLVACPGHAVAKGAFLLLSADYRIGVEGDFKIGLNEVAIGMSMHDAGVELARGRLAPVFFNRSVILAEMVSPQDAITMGFLDKVVDESQFLPTVNFIAQAMTKLDMKAHYNTKLKARADLLKKLDAAIEKDRHGSL; via the coding sequence GTGACTGACGTTGTCGCGATTAATATTGAAAACAAGGTTGCCACCATTACCATTCAAAATGGCAAAGTAAACGCAATTTCTCATCAAGTAATTGACGAGTTAAATAAAGCCTTAGACAAAGCCCAAGAGGCGGAAGCGGTTGTTGTGATCACAGGCAAGCCAGGCATGCTCTCAGGCGGCTATGATTTAAACGTGATGCGAGAAAGTATGAGTTCGGCGATGCAGCTAGTAGAAAAAGGATCGACCTTATCTCGACGCTTGCTTTCATTTCCCTATCCAGTGTTAGTTGCTTGTCCTGGTCACGCTGTTGCAAAAGGGGCTTTCTTGTTACTTTCTGCTGACTACAGAATAGGCGTTGAAGGCGATTTCAAAATCGGCTTAAACGAAGTTGCGATTGGTATGAGCATGCATGATGCTGGCGTTGAATTAGCTAGAGGTAGGTTGGCGCCTGTATTCTTTAATCGAAGCGTTATTTTAGCGGAAATGGTATCACCACAAGACGCTATCACGATGGGTTTCCTTGATAAAGTTGTTGATGAATCACAGTTTTTACCGACCGTTAATTTTATCGCTCAAGCAATGACAAAGTTAGACATGAAAGCCCATTACAATACAAAGTTGAAGGCAAGAGCTGATTTGCTGAAAAAACTAGATGCGGCAATAGAAAAAGATAGACACGGAAGTTTATAA
- a CDS encoding DUF1439 domain-containing protein has product MRIFLFVVTLLLTACSSTQGISVYSFTNSEVESVLNQQLPKLKKEVSLMGLPVDFEVNSLQVNIGPDKREVVVLGFDSNAKINALLFEYPVRLALQIEGSPFYDSSKKAIFLRDIRLLYSSIDAGGFKGNLSLLNGEAMSVINNFLAANPVYKLDTSNPRVALLSKIPLNMKIREGKIELIPSL; this is encoded by the coding sequence ATGAGAATTTTCCTTTTTGTTGTCACATTATTATTGACCGCCTGCAGCAGTACTCAAGGTATTTCTGTCTATTCATTCACCAATTCGGAAGTCGAGTCCGTGCTGAATCAGCAACTGCCGAAGTTAAAAAAAGAGGTGAGCTTAATGGGCTTACCAGTTGATTTTGAAGTGAATAGCTTGCAGGTGAATATTGGGCCTGATAAGCGAGAGGTCGTTGTACTGGGCTTTGACTCAAATGCAAAAATAAACGCACTTTTATTCGAATACCCAGTGCGTCTAGCGTTACAAATAGAGGGTAGCCCTTTCTATGACAGCAGTAAGAAAGCGATTTTTTTACGTGATATAAGGTTACTCTATTCAAGCATAGATGCGGGTGGCTTTAAAGGCAACTTGTCGCTGCTCAACGGAGAAGCCATGAGCGTCATCAATAACTTTTTGGCAGCAAACCCGGTTTATAAGCTAGATACAAGTAATCCAAGGGTCGCTCTGCTGAGCAAGATCCCTTTGAATATGAAAATACGAGAAGGTAAAATTGAGCTCATTCCGAGCTTGTAA
- a CDS encoding GGDEF domain-containing protein, translating to MNKLDNEKNETPLDSGFENLHKDHKNNRLYNTLKKACFLGAIVHILFIFFFLSIGSLWLSVVNILSVLIWLFALYQNQRGRYLLTTLTATFEVIVHAVLATHFLGLGMGFHYFLWPTAALIMISNLFSTRKSIVMGFAIILLFGGLIVYAEDITYQYAFPAISHYVLMTNILFAAISLVIVMISSRSKNIKNEKRLYEVSNKDPLTGCFNRHFVYELMKQNYSERRSLKSLDYTLVLADIDNFKEINALIGHIAGDGVIKAVSAYLQTAVRETDIVARWGGEQFLIILMNIEPENSQALIEKIRSNIRYQIITEGLRDRVTTLSFGVAKVKENELFEDTIKRADLSMYKAKKLGKDCIVNAE from the coding sequence TTGAACAAATTAGACAACGAAAAGAATGAAACTCCCTTAGATTCGGGTTTTGAAAATTTACACAAAGACCACAAAAACAATCGCCTGTACAACACTCTTAAAAAGGCTTGCTTTTTAGGCGCTATCGTTCACATCCTGTTTATATTCTTTTTTCTAAGTATCGGCTCATTGTGGCTCTCGGTCGTGAACATTCTTAGCGTACTAATTTGGTTGTTCGCACTGTATCAGAACCAGCGCGGTCGCTATCTTCTGACAACGCTCACAGCAACATTTGAAGTTATTGTGCATGCTGTTTTAGCTACTCACTTCCTAGGTTTAGGCATGGGTTTTCACTATTTTTTATGGCCTACAGCAGCGCTAATAATGATAAGCAACTTATTTTCGACGCGAAAATCGATTGTCATGGGCTTCGCTATTATCCTATTGTTTGGCGGATTAATTGTGTATGCCGAAGATATTACATACCAGTATGCTTTTCCGGCGATAAGTCACTATGTGCTAATGACTAACATTTTGTTTGCAGCAATTTCTCTCGTGATTGTTATGATAAGTTCGCGCAGCAAAAACATAAAAAATGAAAAGCGTTTATATGAAGTGTCCAACAAAGACCCATTAACGGGTTGTTTCAACCGGCATTTTGTATATGAATTAATGAAACAAAACTATAGTGAACGACGAAGTTTGAAGTCTTTAGACTATACCCTTGTACTGGCAGACATTGATAATTTCAAAGAAATCAATGCGCTAATTGGACATATTGCCGGTGATGGCGTAATTAAAGCGGTGTCAGCCTATTTGCAAACGGCGGTTAGAGAAACAGATATTGTTGCGCGCTGGGGTGGAGAGCAGTTTCTAATTATTCTGATGAATATTGAACCAGAAAACTCGCAGGCCTTGATAGAAAAGATTCGTTCTAATATTCGTTACCAAATAATTACCGAAGGACTGCGAGACAGAGTAACCACACTTAGCTTCGGCGTGGCAAAAGTCAAAGAAAATGAGCTATTTGAAGACACCATAAAGCGAGCGGATTTAAGTATGTATAAAGCCAAAAAGCTAGGAAAAGACTGCATCGTAAATGCTGAATAA
- a CDS encoding response regulator — MENIKALIADDHPLFRNALKQALSDVLGDGLLESADFQSTIQQLNLHDDIDLLFLDLKMPGNSGLTGLSQIRAEFPNILIVVVSAEENPSLIVKALQLGASAFIPKSTSLESITEAVSDVLNGNEWLPENLTHLGEHASNDNNEALQRIEQLTPHQLKVLRMMADGLLNKQIAYELDISESTVKQHASACLRKLNVNNRTQAGVIFKQLMSLD, encoded by the coding sequence ATGGAAAATATCAAAGCATTAATTGCTGACGATCATCCTTTATTTAGAAATGCACTCAAGCAGGCATTGAGCGATGTATTGGGTGATGGCCTGCTAGAATCCGCAGATTTTCAATCCACTATCCAGCAATTGAATTTACACGACGATATTGATTTGCTTTTTCTTGATTTAAAAATGCCAGGTAATTCTGGTCTCACCGGATTAAGTCAAATTCGTGCTGAATTTCCAAACATTTTAATTGTGGTTGTATCTGCTGAAGAGAATCCGTCGTTGATTGTCAAAGCACTGCAGCTTGGTGCAAGTGCATTTATTCCTAAATCGACATCGCTTGAGTCAATCACCGAAGCGGTTTCAGACGTCTTGAATGGTAATGAATGGCTGCCAGAAAACTTAACGCACTTAGGTGAGCATGCTTCAAATGACAATAATGAAGCCTTGCAACGAATAGAACAATTGACGCCTCACCAATTAAAAGTGCTTAGAATGATGGCTGATGGATTACTGAATAAGCAAATTGCTTACGAATTAGATATCTCGGAAAGCACGGTTAAACAGCATGCTTCTGCTTGTTTGCGAAAATTAAATGTGAATAACAGAACGCAAGCGGGTGTTATATTCAAACAGCTCATGTCCTTAGACTAA